Below is a genomic region from Asterias amurensis chromosome 4, ASM3211899v1.
TCTTAGTAGGTGGCTGCTTATGAAATGCAAGAACATGTAGTCTTAAAACCGTGTTTCCTTGCTGGATATAACTGAACATGAAGCTTGGAGTTTCCTCTGACCGGTCTCTGGCTGTAATGTACCTCATAATAGTATACCGATTGCGCtacaaaattaatgttaacATCTGATCACGTGACCCGAGatgggtatagaaaaacactGCAGTTACACAATAAAGACATGAGAAGACTCGCACCGATGGACCATAATAGGCTGTATTTTCGATAAATAACAGTTTTAACTCAAAACAAAGCCCTTTTTAATTGAATGCTGtgacatttatttaaattaatacTGTTTGATAAGTACAGTTTACTGATACAAaaaaggtttcttttgagagtatggttagacaACGTAAATTaccgaggtttgagcgagctcacgtgccgtggattttgcgttgtgcacCGCGGTGAAGTCGGGCTGTGTCAAGGGAGACCACGAAGTTGTCAGACTCTAGCTGACAGCTACGCCTTcataatcaaataatttgaaggtgaaaataaaggagtttgcagcttcttcaagaaattttgttttttaaatattggcagcaaaatcattaaaatgagggcaatgtataaccacactttccgtgcaccaACACATaacatcgtgtgaacattcttGTAGAATTTCCTATGGTGGGCTGTGTAACCATTACAACTGGCATTgctcagccaccggtaaggtctcatggtACAAACTCAAGAATTTTGTTCActgatttcgagaaagaaaagcCTTGATTGAACGAACAAATACAACACTAATCATGTCTGTTTAACGCGCGTTGATATGCAGTACGCTGTGTTTGTTGATACGTAATACCTATCTCAGGTCACGTGACGTCTGtagtgcaatcggtctattgttatGATTTTACATAATACCACCTTTTAGTTTGGTTAACCAGACCAGCGCAGATTAAATCATAAGTGACTGAAAGTAAAGTTAAAGTCGAACAATTTTTCTTTATAAAGTTGAGGTACGTTTAGAATAATAGTTGACTGTGGATTTGTTAGAATAACAGATTGTTCATATTCTTGATGAGGATGCCTTGGTTTTGGTTcgtcattatttattattggatGTTGTTAATTTCCTACTGTCATCCACGATTTTGTATCGTTTTCGgccatgacgtcatcgacaCTCACAGACGATGCAAGACCTTGACCGAGAGTGCATCAGCCACGATGAGGTCACCGGTAGGAGTAAACGTCATGCCTTGAGGATTGTACAAGCTACGAGCTTTACAGCCGATGTGCTcacctgatgcatcgtaatgatGTATCTCATTGGTTCCCGAGCCACCGCAATAAACAGACACATAGATGTCTCCAGCATCGTCGCAGCACACACCAAGCGGTCTTAAAGGTTTGCCGTCAATGGAGTtgctgatattgaacacctcgtttcccatgaaatccacacaaactagTTTCATCTTGTCGTAGTTTCTGAATATCAGACGCTCCTTGCTGCTTACAGATAGATGGCAGTAGCTACTAATATCgtcatgatgtattgtggaaatgaTGGATCCATCCATATTATGGAGAGATATTACCTTTCTCTCACAGTCAGCCACTGCAATCCGATCTTTATTGTCCACAGCAATACCACGAAGTAGACTCTTTGACTGCCCCTCGACTTGATTCTGTGAGGGTCGGAACTGACGAATGTATCTCAGTTctctatcataaacctttacatcctgtccatcagtaaccagaagcaggtcatcagaggtcacggCGACATTAAAAGGTTGTTTTAGTTTACCGTCCTCTGTTCCACTTTGACCACCTGTAGATTTGTAACTACCCTTTGATGTAAATATGGATAATTTCTGCCTCAATGTATCAGTAACGACAATGTCACCATTGCTAAAGCAAGCAACGTCCCTTGCATTAATGAACTCCCCATCACCTCCCCCATATTTATCAAACTCTGTATTTACCTCCCACTTCTCTTCCTCTCGTATTTCACCGAGATCTGCATCGGTGACAATATCATGACTTTTGAACccgatgaatgacttgctatgttgcactgtttgaaactggagttctttgtggaagtctaagttgtgcataacttttggcttgaggtccagcagctcaaagttatcagcatgttgcattaagtcattgactgaagctacgatctgctctgcacggctcatcttaTCGTGATTGCTGCTCTGTATGCTCTCAAATCCCTCAcctctttcttgaccgatttgAGTGACTCTTTCTTGAAGGAGGTGAGATGCGTTTCTTATCTTAGTGATTTCCTCttcctccttagccacaatatTTCGAAGAGCCCGGGCGACCATGAGCtgcactgttaaaaaaaatgttgttaatttacagtagtttgttttgtcaattgGCATTACGGAGGCTACTTTTGTCTACAGAAGATTCAACTGTGATTTTCCACTGTGCATCAACATCAGAATCTCCTGTGATGTGTACTGTACCTTCACAGCACAATCCACTGTAATTGATGTTGGCTAAAATGTAGAAGCTCTGTGGCACAACAGTAGATTTATTTGAAGGATTTTGTTCATCAACATAGTGTTTTGTACACGAACAACTCTCTGTGACAGAACATACACTGCTTTCTGCGCGTTTACGTTGAATCTCTGTTATGTCACATAGGATGACCAATCTTCTGTGTATACACAATGCTTTGTTTTGCTACCTTGACCACCCTCTCATTAATATAattcaaacaagaaaataaaagacATATCACACACGTTTTATCTCAGTTTCACAAAACATTAACAGTTTTTTCAACTTTAATTGaaattcactcaaaataatgcAACTGTCGTCATAATGTACACAAGgaataatacttttaaaaaaaattgatagcagcatgttttttttttacattataatttattgtttaaaatgacTTAAAGGAAGGGAAATGACAAATTCAATTTTGGTAGAGTCCCCGTGTGATTGGGGGAAAGTTACAAGTCTCTACTCTtgtaaaatggtgtaaattgccattgtatTCGATAACCATTGCCCCGGAAAGTTATCGAATACAAGGGCcatttacatcattttaaagTGAGGTTAGAGATATTTTTCCCCACTGATCAcataaggactctatctattggaaaagaAGGAGTACATCACAAAAATGAATTGCTCATTTCCCTTCCTCTGTGGTGAACAACTCTGCATGTTTTAACTATTACACATTACCGACTTCAACCAGTCTCTATTGTCCATAAATATTgcatcaataacaaaaacacgatTCGTACTACGTTTGTGTTCAATTCATAATGGAAATTGTTTCAAGAGAAACTATTAATTAGGGGTAGGTTCATACACTGGTGATGACCTTGATAACAAATGGTGTAACATTTTCAACCTAAAGACTACTGTTACAAAGATGATCATGGTTGTAAGCATCCTGCGAAATGTTTTGGTCTGAAGTGCCCCTTTATCGAAAATCAATCAAAGTTTGCCAACAATTTGAACCCCCAAAGGTCGGCTTGAGGCAACTTACATACAGTTTCAAATGATCGGACAATGGAAACACTGGCTCAGTATTTCCAACTTCATAAGTATAGGCCTTTTGTCTAAATTTCTGCCAGTGTGCAAATGTGTACTGAAGGTGatgtttttgaataaaattgtgtttttcacattttttaaaattacttAAAAGGGAAGATTTTTTCAGTCTTTAATGATTATACAATTTCAATCTGTCTATTATAAGCATTGCAGCAATAATacttataaaaacattaaatacagTACATACTTTAACTGGTTCCAAGAGAAAATGttcatgttaattttgcatcggtgataaagaattataattgtgtgtttttatccatacactgatgtagattataagcactgtatacgcagtactgagtatgcagtgctgaaCACATCAGTGCATGGAGAAAAACACAGATATTAAGCCCAACAGGGTAACAGCgaacatctgtaaaaaaaaaattcccccagttagtgtttttttttacatgtttgtcacaccaagtaaattttatgaaatttcaaagcttatttttattttatttatttatttattattattattattttttttttttttttgggggggtcaTGAACTGAGACAAACCTATCCTACTTTATTGCTTGTTAATTCAAGAGTGAAACAGTTAAAAACAGTTAAAGCGTTCACTTTAACAAGAAAACTAGCTAAAACACTCAGGAATTTTGTTACATACACCATGTagtgctgtttaaaaaaaaaacattcaactttAGTGCTATCTGAACTGTTTTACTTCTACACCACCCACATTTCTTCAAAGTCTTTCAGCTTGGTACAAAGTTGTACAACTTTGTTATTGGGCCCTCCTTTGGTGTTGGAGGACCTCTTGCTGCCTCTTTCCGGTCTAATTTTGAACAGCAGTCTGCACATAAAAAAGATACAAAACTGTACATTATACACATCAATCTAATTCTGTATGCCAGTATCCACTTTAAAGTTGATTTGTATGATTATGCTTATTTGTCATACTCGTTGATGGGCATTGTTCTAAACAGATTGTAGTCTTAAAGGAAGTTAACAGTAGTAAATACTCTTGAgggaaaatgtttgttaaaaaatgtttgttttcttttttgactaTTGCTCTTAACCCTGCGCTGCACCATGCCAGTCAAAAGcgtctatccccccccccccccatcgtaCAGTCAGCTGCAGTACGGTGTGAAATTGCGTGTAAAACTAATTTGGCTGCTCACAAACTCTTCTAACATGGTACCATTAGACTCAAAAACGTTCACTGAATCCAcagaacagaagaaaaaaaaatgcaaacaaaatgttcatgggGGGTAAGCacactcagaaaaaaaaaaaaactaatttttgcaaaaatccaACTTTTATGCTCCATTACACTATTGCACTGTTTGCTGCAGTACCGTGTAAAATAAGTATTCATTTCGGTTTACACTTGCATGTCTTAAGTCACACAAGTTTGGCAGGTAAACTAACTGGAACAAAAGCGGTTGTATCTTTGTTGGcatttatgaacaaaataattgtggttGATTTATTCCAACAGTTTTACTGAATTTATTGGATTGTGCACTGTAGACTTAATCACACAGTTAAAGATGGTCTttaatgtcaaattcaattttgtgataAAAAATTATACTTATTTTCCAAAAAATGCCTCCTTGGATGGAAAAGACTCATTAGTTGTTGATaatccaatgacgtcatgtttcaaattgaAGTCACGAATGAACCAAAACAACCGGTACAAAAATGAACCCATTTTTCTCTTGAATGATGTCATGTAGGATGTTTTGAACgttgacaaattttgcactggAGGGTATCGAATAGAATGGCAATTACACCACTTTAACATGAGGTaagagacttgtaattttttcaccactcacatgaggactatatctattggaaaatgagtacgTCACATTAAAGCCGCTCTTTAAGTGCAGTTGAACTGCAGTTGTTTCCACTTGGCCAAAATGAAGAATAATACAAGTGCTTCAAAATAATTACCTTTGCATGAACTCAGGAGTAGCTGCAATATTAGGTGGGTATTGTAGACTGAAAACATAGAACACCACGAACCACATCTGAAGACCCTTGAGAAGATCACTGCAATGGAGTAGTGGATTCCTTTCGATGCAGACTGCACATTTTGCGCTCAGGAAGGGGTTGTCACCTGCAGCAGAAACAAGCATTTAAACAAACATCATTTTATTTGCAAATGCAAATAACAAAAGGACCAGTTTAGGTTATAAaatgaggtattttttttttaccaaatcttTATTTACATCTACCCacagttaatatttttaagacACACGGGGTAAGTCTAATGAGCATAGGAAATCTGTGGGCTTAAAATGTTGAATCGGTGACATTTTTTGTTGACCACAAAATATTGCAGTATTTTTCAGGTGTGGGAgtttaagtttttaagaaaaatgttGGCAAGTTCACTTTACAATTTCAAATATGAGCACAAAGCTGTAGACAAAATGTCTTATTGGAAACAATAAACCATCTGATTTAAGATTGATTTTATTAAGTATGGGAAACACTATAGTTCCATCAGTAATACTATActtagccttgtaagcatatgCACAAAAATTTAAGTATGATTGATTTTCAACTCAAATGTACTTCAGGTGAGAAAATTATCATTCAATGTTCAAGTTATTATTAATGGTGAAATTAAATTGGGGAACTAAAATGTCAGTTATTTTCGAAGGTATTTTTTACCTGCATAGGCCAGTACAGGGCTATCCGTGTCACAGTCAAAGTCAGAGCTTCTTGCAGTTTCCTTTgtacagaaagaaaaagaaaacaaatcacaaacatgtataacattcaaaatatataaataccaGAGGCCAtttacaacattggtaattaccatGACACTGCTATACTTTGTGTCCCTTCAAGCTGTTGTCAGCATTTCTCATAACAAGAGCATATAAAACGCGATGAATTTTTCACTGGTTATTTCATGATATTGAAAAGTAAGGGTTTAATATTGAtgttgtacttgtaccttttgTCTATAAACAAATGCCGAATATATCTGGTTAAGTCAGAACTGGAAGATGTTCCCACTTGAAAAGTAtttaaagaaaactttcaaCTGATCCATTAGTTATTAAATAATTGGCGCACTACTTGAGATCGCGGCACAGTTTCTCATTAACAGAAATTGGTCCAGCGCGtgcagcgccctctagcggttgTGAACGTACCTACTACTACAGAACAGTACTACACAGTACTACTACTAGCAGTAGCACTCAATCGACAAaaagatacaaacaaaatggatcGTCACTTACTATATACCATTACCAGACCAGGCATGCCAGgctaaaaaatgtgttttaatgcATCCTCATCTGCTCATATGTTCACCACAGTGAGTTTAGTATAAATCAGCTTGCCAACCAAGTACAAAAACAGTAGTAAGGTTAAtaggtaggcctaggcctagtgtaggaatttttagtataaaaaattgtgactgAAATAAtcacattcattttcattttactgaGTTAATTTGCTGATTTTTAGTTGTAATGTAATGTTACTAAGAGTAAGACATCTATGTATTGTCACAATGTCAGTCAGATGATCGACTAGACATGTTGTAAAATACTACTAGTCTAGTAGTGTAGTAAACTAGAGCCAGAGGGTAGGCTAATTTTAATTAACTGAAATTGGAAAGCTAGTAAAGCAAAAGACAAGACATTTCCAGaaccagaaaaacaactttataattCATGTCCATGGACCATGGCAAACAACAAATCATCCCAAATCCACATGCAGCCTGtctgtgtgtgttgtgttgacgttatgcatgcacacacacaaacacacacaatctGTCATCTATCACGTCTATCATCGATCTGACGATCGTCTGTCGCTAAACATGATAAATTTTCCAATTGTCATATTTTATGTTTAAGCCTAACGAGCGTTAGGCTTATGTTAACCATGTGActtacaataatagtaataataatcatattAATAACACAGAATAGTGTTCTTAATCTtacctgtaatttttttgtcgTGGAAACTGATCAGCAAAGGTCAAGTACAAACTCTTCCAAAAGTTAAGTGAGCGCACAATGTGACGTGATGGTGGAGAGAGCGCACGCGCACAAACGACGGCGGAAGATCCAGCCGGTCTGAACCAGTTCCTGCTGATcactttttcccctttttgccGCGCACACACACAGAAGACGACAAGAACTTCGTAATGGTACCCGTCTTCTCTTTGTTTAATGCAAAAATTTGAGGGCCACCAGGGAAAAATCACTGTAGTGTGATACGCTAGGGGGGACGATCTCTGTTAAATGAATTTTTTATCATTGAACCAAGGAAAgtttagccttgatcaaggctgttgacgtactgttccccggcccggttcgcggcacacgcatgcagtacattcacaaatgtacattaccatacattgtacagcgagaacagtatagcgtagtcgtgagaacggtcgtgtctttgtattttcaacctcatacacgtggctcaaacaacagccttgatgggtttgtaatgctttatcggaattccgataaacgggtattcatgatgtgggcgtgtcattctaaacattggccaatcacaggcgcgattgagaatgacgtattactgctagcaatcatgccacatccatgtgtgtgtacgctgaacgctagctgtatatgtacatgtagtgtactacgtgctttttatagcagtgtcgggagcgtggtgtatatatagctatgattgtaaggggtctgaatgcgctgccggacgggtgagccggacatgactcgcccggtcggtaatggtgtggaacaacttcgaacaacttccgttgtcttgcgtttcattataacacgaggactataattacaacgtagatggtagatttgtccctgaattggaagctgctgtactatataagtgtaacgttgtagtgtagtactagtagtatggcaagcgttagtttatgaaattgaactttatttagttgttgttcagccacacgccatcttctaccgtctgtcgacaacacatattttcgatccccaactttgatttaccgcgagaaacgtaatgaatACTATATTTCTAccttaagacaaaataaacagctgggtttcttatctcatctggtctgtgtttttgcttcaaggggatggggtgtgttgtactgtcatatgcccaacacctaagaattcttaccaagtagccatcttgccggaaacccatgacacctggatacttttttaacctttctcaaacacatttcacatggtctagtttccttccttctatttctaaacccatgattgatgcattaaacgcggctgttatgttttgttgaaagtttctgtagttgtgttgcaaattatacaccattgatttccagcgacttacagtttggttttactagtagggatttctccctcgcccgccgccattattgcaactatactacagccactgcttgtttacaatacgtcgacgagcacatgtgtgcgagtgcttgcagaacaacgttgtgattgacagcgagagtttataggtcaaccaacaaccaatgagaacgggttgttagtaaacattagcataatgagctccgccctaaattttggcagatacaaaaccatcaaggcgctacttgggaagacccatgtaccgtaagtgtaccgtatactgatggtacatgtacatagtacgtactagcgggatgccgcgcttcgcgcggcaccccgctaggatataaaaatcctttacacaaatatttcgaaatgtgggtgagggtgttatacgcctctctcaatatttatgcatggcgtcataattctaacccaaaatgaagctatttcgcacgtccaccactacttgcagtggctgtacccacctcgtgtcacgtaccttatgcatctagaaactataaggctcccccgtgagccttataggggtctaataagttgggcctccctaacgttacacgtttttcaaatcagcgttgataggtgaaactgaccgttagccagcaataactaaagtttcttttgtactacactaccaaaactttctccacacactcaatatacattcataatgcttgatttcctttttaaaaatttcgtcaaaaatgacatttttacgtcccacgatacatagcgttgctacagcactataagtaaagcgagtttttggaacatgctgtgtgccacaaatctaatttatctactgttttttttcttttttttcgggggggggggcgggggcggtaagagcgtaggcctctgtttagtttattctcatctgaattggtcttgtaaactttctggtcaataggctgcatgtataacgggagcacttaacgtgaacgtcaaaaaagtgttttgcaggcagagatgccaagtccagaggccagctatgtgtgagatttttcaaagctcaacccccatccccccggaaaaaaaattgccagtttaaaggaacacgttgccttggatcggtcgagttggtctttgaaaagtgtttgtaaccgttttttataaaatgcatatggttagaaagatgttgtaaaagtagaatacaatgatccacacaaacatgcctcgaaattgcgtggttttccttttacctcgtcgactaacacgtcggccatttatgggggtcaaaattttgactcccataaatggccgaccatgttagttcgcacagtaacaggaaaaccacgcaatttcaaggcaaacttgtgtggatcattgtattctacttttaaaacatctttccaaccatatgcattttataaaaaacggttacaaacgcttttcaaagaccaactcgtccgatccaaggcaacgtgttcctttaagaaggcctttttaaatcgccgcccaacttttttttttatcaataaataaaacaatgtgaatgtggacaaaaggtgtttcaaaatgcatcaaaagcctcctcagaataattaaaactcacttgaggtacacaggagatgttgattgttaatgtggaggttcgattgtgtcagattatatccttccaaacttgaaaaaaatagactaaaaatgatgtccaaaatcaatcgctcacttcttctgcctgttgtgtcttcgctagtggagcgcatttcaacgaatttgctaaaagaatcggaacaaacttgtgcgcaataagcgttttgcgctctgccgaatttgagctgaacctactggatgagcaaaagcgtgcgcaatctgcatatttgcgctctgtttgtacaaattttgtacaaaaaatgtcgttaattttttttccccgatctcgccccaataatggttgatgtgcgtgtgagcgtgagacagagcccaaatgcgtgagtctcactcctaatgcgtgagacttgggagGTCtggtttttttctatttttttattgtcactttgggcttattgcatctcgcgaaatttgaacgacaaacgacacaatttctgaccgcgttcatgttcacgctgctctaggaacaaacctccatacatcccatatctctggaaccctatatcgtacaaactaaataaaaacgataaactcgtccccactccattttctctaacttatttcactttcagaaagcatgtcaagtcatgtttaaggtttgttacgtccagtttgggtcaatagacaaactcctaaaaatgtaccccattcagccgcacgaggtctcttttgttaatattatctccatgagtaaccaacccgacgggccgatggctaaattaggcttcaaaatggatttggcaaaatgtacattctgagacctgaccgacacactgctctaaccaattttgtgaatggacttatttaaaaggaaacttaatgtcgttttgcttaacaactttgaccaaatgcaaagcaaagttctttttttacagcttcaaaacatgcctttgacgtacgtgtataagtttcaccatagagtaaggaatggtttcacaattctacctccatggttaaactctgaaactgcaacattatacctccatgaacagaccgtattctaaaacgtaattcatgtacccatttgagtttactggcaaaaggtccaaggtcgccacccactgtcaacctaaagtggtcccacggcgaccttcttcaccaagcaacaggtggcctgtctcaaaccagacaacacaccactcacaatacactgaccagaatggctctttgtgtaaggcccccccctccaaccccaaaatgttattaattgtaaagttcccttagacaccttccaacctatagccggccctatccaatgtttccaaattattaagcttccgtttgatcccaaccttgttcatcatgataattctcacgccgtttggaagtgaatgcctttttataaatattatccatttaatcttttcaacaaatgagtcacccgcagaaggatttctaggaagtctgataacaacgtcgaccagtggttgacacatggtcgcctgcgaaacatcaatctacggtacttcatccattcaatgcaaattcggtcaaattcgtgagattgtttcgggtttgtcctggcacccagcctcttcgaccctttcgaccctgcgcgacaatgaatgaaccaatccggagaaccatgcttagtacaacacgaaagtaacctgaccaaaaagggcggatcgaatggtgGGTGGGCggtcaaggggcaatgaatgaaccaatccggagcaccatctgcgaaacactgtccaatgagtcacctgtcagaaagatttctaggaagtctggtaacaacatcgaccagtggttgacgcacggtcgccgcccaaacttcctccaatcacatgacttgtaagtgcgagtttggatccgggttttgcagacttgcaacccgacgtctgaaaccacacaaacgtattgaattccacacaaacaaccgtgttggattccacaaggatgccataccactggaccttctaattttcaatccaagatggcgcaggttacgcttttaatagtatagatgtgtacatacgctgtacacgtacatgcactgggttatgtatgggggtgcgctggcggaattcagtgatgggggactgagatttt
It encodes:
- the LOC139936405 gene encoding uncharacterized protein, with protein sequence MAEAALHTETTCKIRHVHIECPICLSRFTDPKILDCLHNFCLKCLQELIDKQDPKTDIIICPMCKKETSIPDGGLSDLLSCFFLSSLIDDVINREGPKEGINSPVSTCEGCDEGLEAVSRCVDCDANYCKTCLDHHAKLKAISHHQIVYAVGSSNERPKDKDKTETQKCRKHTDQELCFYCDTCELLVCPKCAVLDHRASNHNLSEINDSIRSYRRAVDEALQKFDECRKQFQKVDDSFKYSQQRMQLMVARALRNIVAKEEEEITKIRNASHLLQERVTQIGQERGEGFESIQSSNHDKMSRAEQIVASVNDLMQHADNFELLDLKPKVMHNLDFHKELQFQTVQHSKSFIGFKSHDIVTDADLGEIREEEKWEVNTEFDKYGGGDGEFINARDVACFSNGDIVVTDTLRQKLSIFTSKGSYKSTGGQSGTEDGKLKQPFNVAVTSDDLLLVTDGQDVKVYDRELRYIRQFRPSQNQVEGQSKSLLRGIAVDNKDRIAVADCERKVISLHNMDGSIISTIHHDDISSYCHLSVSSKERLIFRNYDKMKLVCVDFMGNEVFNISNSIDGKPLRPLGVCCDDAGDIYVSVYCGGSGTNEIHHYDASGEHIGCKARSLYNPQGMTFTPTGDLIVADALSVKVLHRL